The Acidobacteriota bacterium genome has a segment encoding these proteins:
- a CDS encoding FHA domain-containing protein, giving the protein MNTITQNARRETLATGRVKASCPQCTSRWLAEGIEEGQRITCPACRYTFEFHSPSSPTRSLTCSDVLQAVSQESDGGDGLGERELPSNHRLTLEILNGPRKGRTLEINKSRITMGRGFEDMQFLDTQISRKHAVLEIYGDRAILLRDCASTNGTYVNDRPVSQTELKDGDLVRLGGVLGGTALKLRVREKSS; this is encoded by the coding sequence ATGAATACGATCACCCAGAACGCTCGCCGAGAGACGCTCGCGACCGGACGCGTCAAGGCCTCTTGTCCCCAGTGCACGTCCAGGTGGCTCGCGGAGGGCATTGAGGAAGGGCAGCGCATAACGTGTCCCGCTTGTAGGTACACGTTTGAGTTTCACTCACCCTCCAGCCCCACCAGGTCCCTGACCTGCTCGGACGTTCTGCAGGCGGTTTCCCAGGAATCCGACGGCGGCGACGGGCTGGGCGAGAGGGAGCTTCCCTCCAACCATCGCCTCACGCTGGAGATACTCAACGGCCCCCGCAAGGGGCGGACGCTGGAGATCAACAAGAGCCGCATAACGATGGGGCGCGGCTTCGAGGACATGCAGTTCCTGGACACCCAGATCTCGCGCAAGCACGCCGTACTCGAGATTTACGGCGATCGCGCGATCCTGCTGCGCGATTGCGCGTCCACCAACGGCACGTACGTAAACGACCGGCCCGTGTCCCAGACGGAGCTCAAGGACGGCGACCTCGTCCGCCTGGGCGGGGTGTTGGGTGGGACGGCCTTAAAGCTCCGGGTTCGGGAAAAATCTTCCTGA